In one window of Candidatus Kaelpia imicola DNA:
- a CDS encoding DUF4115 domain-containing protein: MANIGIKLKKARQKLGYEYDFITQRAKIHPKVLQVLEDEDFGYFKSTLYLRSFLGKYARFLGLDEDQILSELDMLPPELKAREQGYLKPGSMPGKFVLIFKTAILSLFIVSSIYFIFLGVKKTLAIFIDHDGSDLKIEDVVNVGIRNDGIIEAEDIAAKKSAKEVITLQLTIKASEDCWIQLRADNKKIFDGILKTNQSEIWNAEGEFELWVGEASRLSFILNGRSIGPIGRGIIKGIKITSDGIDLP, from the coding sequence ATGGCTAATATAGGAATAAAACTAAAAAAGGCGCGCCAAAAATTAGGCTATGAGTACGATTTTATCACTCAGAGAGCCAAAATACACCCCAAGGTTTTGCAAGTACTGGAAGATGAAGATTTCGGTTACTTTAAATCCACTCTTTATTTAAGGAGTTTTTTGGGGAAATATGCTCGATTTTTGGGGTTGGATGAGGATCAAATTTTAAGCGAGTTGGATATGCTTCCGCCAGAACTTAAAGCCAGGGAGCAGGGGTATCTTAAGCCGGGCTCTATGCCTGGTAAATTTGTTTTAATTTTTAAAACAGCCATACTCTCTCTATTTATAGTCAGCTCTATATACTTCATATTTTTAGGAGTTAAAAAGACATTAGCGATATTTATCGACCATGATGGTTCTGATCTCAAGATAGAAGACGTTGTAAATGTCGGAATAAGAAACGATGGTATAATTGAGGCCGAAGATATAGCTGCCAAGAAAAGCGCAAAAGAAGTTATCACTTTACAGTTGACGATAAAAGCTAGTGAAGACTGCTGGATTCAGCTTCGCGCCGACAATAAAAAGATTTTTGACGGTATTTTGAAAACTAATCAATCTGAGATATGGAATGCTGAGGGAGAGTTTGAGCTTTGGGTTGGGGAGGCATCCCGACTCTCGTTCATACTTAACGGTAGAAGTATCGGACCTATAGGAAGAGGTATTATAAAAGGGATAAAGATTACATCTGACGGTATAGACCTACCATAG